The following are encoded together in the Penicillium digitatum chromosome 3, complete sequence genome:
- a CDS encoding Cytochrome b245, heavy chain: protein MQFLTVLYQNGLFSGRGSPCAIVTCQPAAIMRNTSVTIKLTLPRPVKVLPGQYINIWLPSVSLGSWMQSHPLTVTSWAPEKQETFELLLQPQKGQSASLYRQARAIDAASSLSLMALWTGPHGITYSVEEYENVILIASDAGLAAVTPYISMLIHGYNTRTMHIRRIHLIWQVEELDFAISSEHLLNRLLKHDPSKNGHVLSISIYIERVEQDHGNLSLSSHDRVLLYEGIPDYDAIIASEFSGEAIAKSSIVRDEHGKTLVMGK from the exons ATGCAGTTCCTCACAGTTCTATATCAAAACGGTTTATTCTCTGGTCGTGGATCCCCATGTGCTATCGTGACCTGCCAACCCGCCGCTATAATGAGAAATACCTCAGTCACGATAAAGCTTACACTCCCAAGGCCAGTGAAAGTACTGCCTGGACAGTATATTAATATCTGGTTACCATCAGTCAGCCTTGGATCTTGGATGCAAAGCCATCCATTGACAGTTACCTCATGGGCACCTGAAAAGCAAGAGACGTTTGAATTACTACTACAGCCCCAGAAAGGACAATCTGCCTCCCTTTATCGGCAAGCGAGGGCTATTGACGCAGCTAGCTCATTGTCTTTGATGGCGTTATGGACCGGGCCCCACGGTATCACCTACTCAGTGGAGGAATACGAAAATGTTATTCTTATAGCTAGCGACGCCGGCCTGGCCGCCGTGACTCCCTATATTTCGATGCTAATACATGGCTACAACACCCGCACAATGCATATTCGGCGGATTCACCTTATCTGGCAGGTCGAAGAGCTTG ACTTTGCCATATCCTCAGAACACCTCCTCAATAGGCTACTGAAACATGACCCTTCAAAAAATGGCCAT GTCCTGAGCATCTCGATCTATATCGAGAGGGTCGAGCAAGACCACGGTAATCTATCCTTAAGTAGCCACGACCGAGTCTTGCTATACGAGGGCATTCCGGACTACGATGCTATAATTGCCTCTGAATTTTCA
- a CDS encoding kinase-like domain-containing protein has translation MSGSSSRSLGVSTSPLTKKRLGFPHIGHPSTKYLTNWSVQQSASGWLSLGNYFGHSAVFITKIKADPIPQSFDTLQPAFHVNICSVIEAFLDKSSIYMVYGYYGIIVDLAQVGTSPAVRLLTEPDLASICRSVLNGLQYIHSQLGVGHGNITRSNILLCENGDIKIANVGTSMLDQVPLSEMEADCRNVGNLLIEMSDPKAILDPLRRKVPANLSKYGQHFVTQVGSSSYSYIFEHAFLQQASPDHRTWHLIPHYWDTLAHWGPIIRSTGNEFR, from the exons ATGTCCGGGTCCTCCTCAAGATCGCTAGGCGTCAGCACATCCCCTTTGACAAA AAAGAGATTAGGGTTTCCTCACATCGGTCATCCGTCCACAAAGTATCTGACCAACTGGAGCGTACAGCAATCCGCAAGCGGCTGGCTTAGCCTTGGGAACTACTTTGGGCATTCGGCGGTTTTCATTACCAAGATCAAGGCTGACCCGATACCGCAAAGCTTTGACACACTACAGCCGGCATTTCATGTCAATATTTGCTCGGTGATCGAGGCATTTCTGGACAAAAGTTCAATATACATGGTTTACGGGTACTATGGAATCATCGTTGATCTTGCCCAAGTTGGCACGAGTCCAGCAGTGAGACTACTCACAGAGCCAGATCTTGCAAGCATATGCAGAAGCGTTCTAAATGGCCTCCAGTATATTCACAGCCAACTTGGCGTCGGACACGGAAACATCACTAGAAGCAATATTCTCCTATGCGAAAACGGGGACATCAAGATTG CAAACGTGGGCACTAGCATGCTAGACCAGGTTCCTTTGTCCGAGATGGAGGCTGACTGTCGCAACGTTGGGAACCTTTTGATTGAGATGAGCGACCCCAAAGCCATCTTGGATCCGCTCCGAAGAAAAGTTCCAGCTAATCTCTCAAAATATGGTCAGCATTTTGTGACCCAGGTTGGGTCGTCGTCTTATTCATACATATTTGAG CATGCCTTTTTACAGCAAGCCAGTCCTGATCATCGAACGTGGCATCTGATCCCCCACTACTGGGACACCCTCGCCCACTGGGGTCCGATAATTCGATCAACAGGCAATGAGTTTCGATAG
- a CDS encoding Patatin-like serine hydrolase, putative — protein MLHEPEFASVCGSFAEITTVHLKPTALSDTARCEPLRALVGRELDATRSVREKQRVRPNAEQMADLFQAAFQQLLVNPSTPFDLIWATRAIYTVNPYIKPNVVYYLDACVKAGVRGPHIAPTIASAVLMDNYVPGMLMLDPRMVFRTLYRSAIVDAYHERAGYWPDRPSEDQASEVEAHLIDLFDALVQTDQTAVELRKSQLASQSGWLCRIRSNTICLYCVFQTAQHVLGCGHTLCDRCAHVFGTPTVGLEYQFTIRGCIYCLYQRPLVASILPPTMSPSVLAIDGGGVRGVIPLEFLLLIQEHLHPCRIQDVVDLALGTSSGGLIAIGLFIMTWNISTCSGIFEELARRIFRSRRRSPFALLNFTYRSGSMLGNMGRWLHWLLHDSCYDARVFDDALKSVFGENRLMFGPSRDDPRGSLQSNSKIGVVTTSISRETGAFVIGNFNTVSEPEDQGDTQILRPTDIAHEPNVWKAARATAAAPFFFTPADLQGIGSFQDGGLKHNFAGEIASQISHLIWPEAIGSTRLLSLGTGITQPDVNPTPHFRHIFRDSFIRRGFDAWMSTLGTESDWRRLKSQLDVAVRSEYHRLNVDLSGTPSTIDSVETMEDYRNLVLSQPGSSRRARDAATTLLVSRFYFELKELPQNTVAPFWCRGFVRCKGSARDLIAALNRLYPEGLTYVSGNNVVEDFNGVDELCGSCGSYIRPLSFLAHHIDHPVDLFLQASSTRRWRLSGFPERLAAFAAKQGLTSSFGRSNHGLPSRIACSSCDVASGPSRSTTQRRKRELSASTRVSKKVCFALERNT, from the exons ATGCTCCACGAGCCGGAATTTGCTAGCGTTTGTGGATCTTTCGCGGAGATTACGACGGTACATCTCAAACCAACGGCGCTATCTGATACCGCACGCTGCGAGCCATTAAGAGCTCTTGTGGGGCGGGAGCTAGACGCAACGAGATCCGTGCGAGAGAAGCAGCGAGTCCGACCTAATGCCGAACAGATGGCGGATCTCTTCCAGGCCGCGTTTCAGCAACTCCTGGTGAATCCTTCAACCCCTTTTGACTTGATCTGGGCTACCAGAGCGATCTATACAGTGAACCCCTATATAAAACCCAATGTCGTTTACTACCTCGACGCTTGTGTTAAGGCAGGAGTGCGCGGGCCGCACATCGCACCAACAATTGCCTCTGCCGTGTTGATGGACAATTATGTCCCTGGGATGCTAA TGTTGGACCCACGTATGGTTTTTCGGACCTTGTATCGATCGGCGATTGTAGACGCCTACCACGAGCGCGCAGGCTATTGGCCAGATCGACCGTCTGAGGATCAAGCTAGTGAAGTGGAGGCGCATCTCATTGATTTATTTGACGCACTTGTGCAAACCGACCAGACGGCAGTCGAGCTCCGCAAAAGCCAACTCGCGTCCCAAAGCGGTTGGTTGTGCCGAATACGGAGTAACACCATCTGTCTGTACTGCGTATTTCAAACCGCGCAGCATGTCCTTGGCTGCGGACACACCCTATGCGACCGCTGCGCGCACGTTTTCGGCACACCAACTGTTGGGCTGGAATATCAATTTACGATCAGGGGTTGTATTTACTGTCTTTACCAAAGGCCCCTGGTCGCGAGCATATTACCACCAACAATGAGCCCCTCCGTATTGGCGATTGACGGAGGGGGTGTCAGGGGTGTCATTCCACTGGAGTTTCTCCTCCTTATCCAGGAACATTTACATCCATGTCGGATCCAGGATGTCGTGGACCTTGCGCTTGGCACGAGTTCGG GCGGCCTCATCGCCATTGGTCTGTTTATCATGACGTGGAACATTTCAACATGCTCGGGGATATTTGAGGAGCTAGCGCGGCGAATCTTTCGTTCAAGGCGCCGGTCGCCTTTTGCGCTGCTCAATTTCACATACCGGAGTGGCTCGATGCTTGGAAATATGGGTCGATGGCTTCACTGGTTACTTCATGATAGCTGTTATGATGCTCGAGTCTTTGACGATGCCCTTAAAAGCGTGTTTGGCGAGAATCGTCTCATGTTTGGCCCCAGCCGGGACGATCCGCGCGGAAGTCTCCAATCAAACTCTAAAATTGGGGTGGTGACTACTAGCATATCTAGGGAAACAGGGGCGTTTGTGATTGGTAACTTCAATACCGTTAGCGAACCGGAGGATCAAGGGG ATACCCAAATTCTTCGGCCAACTGATATTGCACACGAGCCAAACGTGTGGAAAGC CGCTAGAGCAACTGCTGCTGCCCCTTT CTTTTTTACCCCTGCTGATCTACAAGGAATCGGATCCTTCCAGGACGGGGGATTAAAACACAATTTCGCGGGCGAGATCGCCAGTCAAATCTCCCACCTGATCTGGCCAGAGGCGATAGGGTCCACTCGATTACTTTCTCTAGGGACTGGCATCACGCAGCCCGATGTTAACCCGACCCCTCACTTCCGCCATATTTTCCGGGATAGTTTCATCCGCCGGGGATTTGACGCATGGATGTCAACGTTGGGCACAGAAAGTGATTGGAGGAGACTGAAGAGCCAACTTGATGTCGCTGTTAGATCCGAGTACCATCGGTTGAACGTTGACCTGAGCGGAACACCCAGCACAATTGACAGTGTGGAAACGATGGAGGATTATCGAAACTTGGTCCTGAGTCAACCGGGAAGTTCTCGTAGAGCACGAGACGCTGCCACCACTCTACTAGTCTCAAGATTCTACTTTGAACTGAAAGAACTACCCCAAAACACTGTGGCCCCTTTCTGGTGTCGCGGCTTTGTCCGCTGCAAGGGCTCCGCTAGGGATCTTATCGCGGCTCTTAACCGACTTTACCCCGAAGGGTTGACTTACGTTTCCGGTAATAATGTGGTGGAAGATTTTAATGGCGTGGATGAGCTTTGTGGATCGTGTGGCAGCTATATTCGCCCGTTATCGTTTCTAGCCCACCATATTGACCATCCAGTGGATCTGTTTTTACAAGCATCGTCAACTAGACGTTGGAGGCTGAGCGGCTTCCCGGAAAGGCTGGCCGCCTTTGCTGCTAAGCAAGGGTTGACCTCTTCTTTTGGTCGTAGCAACCACGGACTTCCCAGTCGTATCGCATGTAGTAGCTGCGATGTCGCGAGTGGTCCCTCACGAAGTACGACACAGCGGCGCAAGCGCGAATTATCAGCATCGACAAGGGTGTCTAAAAAGGTCTGCTTTGCCTTGGAACGGAATACTTAG